The following are from one region of the Novosphingobium aureum genome:
- the lipB gene encoding lipoyl(octanoyl) transferase LipB — protein MTSEPCETGGFTLPGDIELRISRERVPYREALAEMNERNAAIAAGEARELIWLLEHPPVYTAGTSADVAELLDPRFEVVDAGRGGRYTYHGPGQRVAYVLLDLKRRARDVRGFVHALEGWVIDTLTDFGVEAFRSDGRIGIWTSDIDGREAKIGAIGVRIRKWVTMHGFAVNIHPDLAHFTGIVPCGIDEFGVTSLDRLGKDCDFADWDRALLERAQKFLAALESPCPPESA, from the coding sequence ATGACCAGCGAACCTTGTGAGACGGGCGGTTTCACTCTGCCCGGAGACATCGAACTGCGCATATCCCGCGAGCGGGTACCCTATCGCGAGGCCCTCGCGGAAATGAACGAGCGCAACGCTGCCATCGCCGCAGGCGAGGCGCGCGAGCTGATCTGGCTGCTCGAACATCCCCCCGTCTACACCGCGGGCACCAGCGCCGACGTTGCCGAACTGCTCGACCCGCGCTTCGAGGTGGTCGATGCCGGGCGCGGCGGGCGCTATACCTATCACGGGCCCGGCCAGCGCGTGGCCTATGTCCTGCTCGACCTCAAGCGCCGCGCGCGCGACGTGCGCGGCTTCGTCCATGCGCTCGAGGGCTGGGTGATCGACACGCTGACCGACTTCGGCGTCGAGGCCTTCCGCAGTGACGGACGGATCGGCATCTGGACCAGCGACATCGACGGGCGCGAGGCCAAGATCGGGGCGATCGGCGTGCGCATCCGCAAGTGGGTGACGATGCACGGCTTCGCGGTGAACATCCATCCCGACCTCGCGCACTTCACCGGCATCGTGCCTTGCGGGATCGACGAATTCGGCGTCACCAGCCTTGATCGTCTGGGCAAGGACTGCGACTTCGCCGATTGGGACCGCGCGCTTCTAGAACGCGCACAGAAGTTTCTCGCCGCCCTCGAAAGCCCCTGCCCTCCGGAGAGCGCATGA